In the genome of Mauremys mutica isolate MM-2020 ecotype Southern chromosome 8, ASM2049712v1, whole genome shotgun sequence, one region contains:
- the LOC123376571 gene encoding E3 ubiquitin-protein ligase RNF14-like isoform X1 has product MSSQDKEAQEDELLALASIYDEDEFKRADSAQGGETRICLELPQNFKIFVRGSPTECLQNSGYEYTICFLPPLVLNFELPPDYPSVCPPVFTLSSKWLSPTQLTALCKHLDNLWEENRGCVVLFAWMQFLKEETLAYLNITSPYEIKLCHRENGQRRTSLFPLNAELDGCGAAGAATAQEEILDERAVQDVESLSSLIGEILDFDQAQQKKCFNSKMFLCSICFSEKLGSECMYFMECRHIYCKSCLKDYFEIQIRDGQVHCLSCPEPKCSSVATPGQVKELVGEELFARYDRLLLQSSLDLMADVVYCPRPCCQTPVMQEPGCTMGICSSCNYAFCTLCKMTYHGVSPCKVTAEKLMDLRNEYQEADEATKIFLEQRYGKRGIRKALEELESREWLEKNSKACPRCGTHIEKLDGCNKMTCTGCRQYFCWLCMGCLSRASPYGHFNDVSSPCFNRLFQAMNVDAEDED; this is encoded by the exons ATGTCTTCACAAGATAAGGAAGCTCAGGAGGATGAGCTGCTGGCTCTAGCTAGTATTTATGATGAAGATGAATTTAAGAGGGCAGACTCTGCCCAAGGAGGAGAAACAAGAATTTGTCTGGAGTTGCCCCAAAACTTCAAAATATTTGTGAGAG GAAGTCCCACAGAGTGTCTCCAGAACAGTGGATATGAATACACAATTTGCTTTCTGCCTCCACTTGTATTGAATTTTGAACTCCCACCAGATTACCCATCAGTCTGTCCGCCTGTGTTCACACTCAGCAGCAAGTGGCTCTCCCCGACCCAG CTTACTGCACTTTGCAAGCACTTAGACAACTTGTGGGAAGAGAACCGAGGCTGTGTGGTCTTATTTGCCTGGATGCAGTTTCTTAAGGAAGAAACACTAGCTTACCTGAACATCACCTCCCCATATGAAATAAAACTGTGCCATCGAGAAAATGGGCAGAGAAGGACATCTCTGTTTCCTCTGAATGCTGAGCTGGATGGTTGTGGTGCAGCAGGTGCtgcaacagcacaagaagaaatcCTTGATGAAAGAGCTGTACAGGATGTGGAGTCTCTGTCAAGTCTGATAGGGGAAATCTTGGACTTTGATCAGGCTCAGCAGAAAAAATGCTTTAACAGTAAAATGTTCTTGTGCAGCATCTGCTTTTCTGAGAAGCTGGGTAGTGAATGTATGTATTTCATGGAGTGCAGGCATATATACTGCAAATCTTGTTTAAAGGACTACTTTGAAATTCAGATCAGGGATGGTCAGGTCCACTGCCTCAGCTGTCCAGAACCAAAGTGTTCTTCTGTTGCTACTCCTGGCCAG GTTAAGGAACTGGTTGGAGAGGAGTTGTTTGCACGTTATGACCGCCTACTTCTGCAGTCCAGCTTGGACTTGATGGCAGACGTGGTATATTGTCCTCGTCCATGCTGTCAGACTCCAGTGATGCAAGAGCCAGGTTGCACCATGGGCATATGTTCCAGTTGCAACTATGCCTTCTGTACCCTCTGTAAAATGACTTATCATGGAGTCTCTCCATGTAAAGTCACTGCAG AAAAGCTAATGGATTTGCGTAATGAGTACCAAGAAGCAGATGAGGCCACTAAAATATTTCTGGAGCAGCGCTATGGCAAAAGAGGGATTCGGAAAGCCCTTGAGGAGCTGGAAAGTAGAGAATGGCTAGAAAAGAACTCAAAGGCCTGCCCTCGTTGTGGCACTCATATAGAG AAACTAGATGGTTGTAACAAGATGACATGCACTGGCTGCAGGCAGTACTTCTGCTGGCTTTGTATGGGTTGTCTGTCTAGGGCGAGCCCATATGGGCACTTCAATGATGTATCCTCCCCATGCTTTAACCG GTTGTTTCAAGCTATGAATGTTGATGCTGAAGATGAAGACTAA